Proteins from one Candidatus Neomarinimicrobiota bacterium genomic window:
- a CDS encoding HNH endonuclease gives MKSLKRHGNGILNREVLVLNQNYQPLLVCTAKRAICLIYLDKVEVIENYRDFIHSPSIVLPLPSVIKLDRFIKIKGNDIVLSRKNILKRDQHKCQYCGRRSVPMTLDHVIPKERGGSDSWENLVCCCHVCNRKKGNRTPEQAGMPLLRHPRKATRIHYIRQFVKKEQEAWRPYLYMESRFSSKALA, from the coding sequence GTGAAAAGTCTGAAACGACACGGCAACGGTATTTTGAATCGCGAAGTACTGGTCTTAAACCAGAACTATCAGCCGTTACTGGTATGCACAGCCAAGCGAGCTATCTGCCTGATCTATCTAGACAAAGTTGAAGTGATCGAAAACTACCGTGATTTCATACATTCCCCTTCCATTGTACTCCCCCTGCCGAGCGTTATCAAACTTGATCGTTTCATAAAGATTAAGGGTAACGATATAGTTTTGTCGCGCAAGAACATTCTCAAACGTGATCAACACAAGTGTCAATACTGCGGCAGGCGTAGCGTTCCCATGACTCTCGATCATGTGATTCCTAAAGAGCGGGGCGGTTCTGACAGTTGGGAAAATCTCGTCTGTTGCTGTCACGTCTGTAACCGCAAGAAGGGAAATCGAACTCCGGAACAAGCCGGCATGCCGCTGTTACGTCATCCTCGGAAAGCGACGCGCATCCACTATATCCGCCAATTCGTGAAGAAGGAACAGGAAGCGTGGCGGCCCTATCTATATATGGAATCTCGTTTTTCGAGCAAGGCACTCGCATGA
- a CDS encoding TonB-dependent receptor — MLHISPSHQRFIIPAILLLITVSSGETILVAGRVTDYSGEPIPFVEVYSATTHLGTTTDREGRFILILDDQPVDRLVVSHSAFTMQEVSLDTVSAEDMRIRLQRRIYQFKPVIVEGNLYGRQSLALPVSHRVITIDDSPNSGNSVAERLGRRGIQIRDYGGPAGLKTISSPTGYAEHILVMVEDLPINSPQNGVFDLSILPADLFSHGEFYDGQGSSLYGSNAVGGTLNLMLDRQKSNLRMRSGSLGEKGISGRIHKELNLLRTAVYGNSFESTADYRENNDFSQRAVAFQASLPLTKQWTARSFALQSHVDRGIAGTLQFPSPSARKENGDFLLLATLRGISTAGQTKITAGVMKSREHFTDPDWIVNSRHRIDSWQVRAVHRFREFLSVRNTLSLETTTNHVRSDDAGNHQEDLTAVGLLSQIRISPRLTVSPSLRSDWNSRQDKVIATGNLAMLWSRNEGLLQSFAFSAGSSYRNPTFNDLYWEDPWGYSVGNLYLKPEKGNSAEASLHLRPVKPSWLSIRIRGYYFFTENLIQWTPDESWVYMPHNLKKSESYGGSLSVTVSPEDLPVTISILSERNNSRVLSKGDDHGKRLLYVPARSHWAELSYSRKSINFQLRYQLLGKRRYSYSTDLLLRPYERLDANISLTSSRLFGVETSIALGCRNLQDHSNLQSVYDYPEPGRTVYSRLSLELP; from the coding sequence ATGCTCCATATATCACCATCACACCAGCGGTTTATCATTCCCGCCATTCTGTTATTAATCACTGTTTCCTCAGGGGAGACTATTCTAGTGGCGGGACGCGTAACAGACTACAGCGGTGAGCCGATTCCTTTTGTTGAAGTCTATTCAGCAACAACTCATCTCGGAACCACTACGGACAGAGAAGGCAGATTCATTCTTATACTAGATGATCAACCAGTTGACAGACTTGTGGTGAGTCATTCGGCCTTCACTATGCAGGAAGTGAGTTTAGATACAGTCTCAGCTGAAGATATGCGCATCAGACTCCAGCGCCGGATATACCAGTTCAAACCTGTCATCGTGGAAGGCAACCTCTACGGGCGACAGAGCCTGGCACTTCCTGTAAGCCATCGCGTCATAACCATTGACGATTCGCCAAACAGCGGCAACAGTGTCGCTGAACGACTCGGCAGGAGAGGAATCCAGATTCGGGATTACGGAGGACCGGCAGGACTCAAGACCATCTCATCTCCCACAGGCTATGCGGAACACATACTTGTTATGGTGGAGGATCTACCCATCAATTCGCCACAGAACGGAGTTTTCGATCTCAGCATTCTCCCTGCAGATCTATTTTCGCACGGCGAGTTTTACGACGGTCAAGGCTCCTCACTTTACGGTTCAAACGCTGTAGGCGGTACACTCAATCTTATGCTGGACAGGCAGAAATCAAACTTGCGCATGAGATCAGGTTCACTTGGAGAGAAGGGAATCAGCGGTCGAATTCATAAGGAGCTCAATCTTCTACGGACCGCTGTCTACGGCAACAGTTTTGAAAGCACGGCTGATTACCGAGAGAACAACGACTTCAGCCAGAGAGCTGTCGCATTCCAGGCCTCCCTCCCGCTGACAAAACAGTGGACTGCCAGATCGTTTGCACTGCAAAGTCATGTAGATCGAGGTATTGCCGGCACGCTTCAGTTTCCATCTCCATCAGCCAGAAAAGAGAATGGAGATTTTCTCTTGCTTGCCACGCTGCGGGGAATTTCTACGGCAGGTCAGACGAAAATCACTGCGGGCGTTATGAAATCCCGTGAGCACTTCACAGATCCGGACTGGATAGTCAACTCAAGACACCGCATAGATTCCTGGCAAGTCAGAGCTGTGCACCGGTTCAGAGAGTTCCTTTCTGTGCGAAACACACTCAGCCTCGAGACAACAACGAATCACGTCAGGAGCGATGACGCCGGCAATCATCAAGAAGACTTGACTGCCGTTGGATTGCTGTCGCAGATCCGGATTAGTCCAAGACTGACCGTGTCACCCAGCCTGCGCTCCGACTGGAACAGCCGTCAAGACAAAGTGATCGCCACAGGCAACCTCGCCATGCTCTGGTCCAGGAACGAAGGTCTTTTGCAATCGTTCGCCTTCAGCGCGGGATCCAGTTATCGCAATCCCACCTTCAACGATCTCTACTGGGAAGACCCGTGGGGATATTCAGTCGGAAACCTGTACCTTAAACCCGAAAAGGGAAATTCGGCTGAGGCGTCACTTCACTTACGGCCGGTAAAACCATCGTGGTTGAGCATCAGAATAAGGGGCTACTACTTCTTTACTGAGAATCTGATCCAATGGACGCCTGACGAATCGTGGGTCTATATGCCGCATAACTTGAAGAAGTCGGAATCGTACGGCGGTTCGCTGTCGGTGACTGTCTCTCCAGAGGATCTGCCGGTGACTATTTCGATACTGAGTGAACGGAATAATAGTCGCGTCCTCTCCAAAGGTGATGACCACGGTAAAAGACTACTCTACGTGCCGGCACGCTCCCACTGGGCTGAGCTGAGTTATAGCCGGAAATCGATTAACTTTCAGCTGAGATATCAACTACTGGGCAAACGTCGTTACAGTTATTCTACCGATCTGCTCCTGCGTCCCTATGAGCGGCTGGATGCAAACATATCCCTCACTTCTTCAAGACTGTTTGGTGTTGAGACGTCTATCGCACTGGGCTGCAGGAACCTGCAGGATCACAGTAATCTACAGTCTGTGTATGACTATCCTGAACCTGGAAGAACAGTCTATTCGAGGCTATCCCTGGAACTTCCCTAA